The DNA window ATCCTCACGCGCGGTTTCCTCGAATGGCATCGCCAGCACAGCGCCTGCCAGTTGCTCCTGTTCCAGAACAGCGCCATGTCCCCCTTGTGCGGGACGATGTGGTCGGTGACCTCGCTTGTTCGGATTCTACCGGCTTGCCGGCAGTGGACGCAGAGCGGATTCTCCTCCAGGAACCGGCGTGAAGCCTTGCGCCATTCATGCCCGTATCCCATGGCCGCGGGATTGGGGCGGCTCCGAGCCAGCTGCCGGCGTTCCTCACGCTGATGTTCATCACAGCGCCTGCCGTGCGTGAGGGCCGAGCACCCTGGATGACCGCACGGGTGTGGCGCAGCATGGGGCATCAGTGCTTCCGCCTCCTGCGGACGACCTCCCTGACGATTTCCTCGGCGCGGGCGGCGTCCAGCGGATTCCTTCCGGGCAGCGCGGTGCGGTCCGATTCCGCGGCCCTGCGCTGGCAATCCTTGCATGTGCAGAGGACCCAGGACGGCCCGCTGAGATCTTTGCCAAGCAGGCGCCCAAGGCCTTCGCTGAGGCAGTCGAACTCGGGCCGGACGAATTCGTAGACCCTGGGCGACAGCCGGTTGCTGTTGCCCATGAGCGCGCCCAGCTGGCGCAGCCTCCGGAACGCGAACGCAGGCACGCGGATTTCCCTTCCTTCCGGAGTGATCAGAGGGTGTCCCCATTCAGGCGTTGGAGGCGAAAGGGGTTGAGTCAATGCAGTTGCTTGGGTCACTGGTGATGCTATTCCAGGCAGCGTGATGCAGACCTATGCTCTTTTTGAGTATAAGTCTTTGATACAACCATGTAAAGAGTTTTCAACCGAGTGAGGCTTCGAGGGGAACTGAGGTTCCAGCTTTCCGGATTGTTCGTAATAGGTCCAACCGAACGGTACCAGATTGATACGCCTTGCATGATCACCGAGCGTCTCGATCTATCAGAATCCTGCATCTGGGCGGATCCCGTCATGCTGTCGAAGCCCGCAAACAGCGACCTCAGAGTTAGACGTTCAGGTTCAGATCCGGTTCTTGATACTTCCGGCAGCCGTCTGACCTCAAATGCCGCCCAATGTTGGATTTGTTGAAATAGTTCTTGTACCTACGAAACAACTTGGGTGTATTGTCGGGTAGAGGTCATTGCTGATACTGATCAATATCGCGCGAGCGACGACGAAGTGAAGCCCCAAAAGAAACAAAGTCGAAGGATTACCCAGTAACTACCCGCTTAGTAGGTGGTGGGGTTGTTGTGGAAACCCGACTTTTGCACCGGAAAGTAGCTAGTGTGGCATGAACCTGAGCGCGAAATCCCCTTCGGCGAGATCCCAGTACTCGTAATCGCAACCAAGTGCATTCAACACCGATCGAGACGTCGGGTGCTTATCGTGAAGTCTGGTGACTAGGCTCTCGCCCGACGGCAAGATGATGTCCACGGGCTGCGTCGAGTACCTGGCGCCCCGGCCGTTGAGTACCTGGATGCCGGGAATCCAGATGCGCGTTTCGCCCAGCGATCGCCGCTTGAACTCGATGGTGGCTGGCGTGCCAACCGTCACCCATGGCGTCAGGTCCATGCGTGACACGTACACGAGCTCGAGCGTGTCCGCTTGATACGTCATGAACTCCGATGCAGCAATCGGGTGGCCGTTGACCACGACGAGACCGTTGAGGTCGAGCGCGTCTGGTCGCGTGCTCGTCCCGCATGCCCGCTGATTGCGGCTCTGGAACTCCAGAAAGGCCTTCGGCGTGTTCTGGTAGTCGCGCAGCACGAACGGCATGCCCGCCACCGTGTGCAAATGCTCGACGATGACCCGGCTGCAGATTGGGCAGAGCGCGTGCGAGTGGTGGTCCTGGGAATTCATCAGGCACGCACGGAGGGCCGTGAACATCGGATCCGCGGCGAGATCCGCAATGTCCGGGAGTTCCGACTCCCACAAGCCGACCTGGAAGAGTGAAAGCGCATCGACGTAGCTGGGCGAGGTCGGGTCCGTGGAGTAAGGGAATCCTGCGTACGATCCCGGCGTGTTGCCCGCGTTGACCCACGCGAGCAGTCCGGTGCGGTATGCGTCGGTGACCGGAATCTTCCGGGATGCCGTCGGCGTCGTGCCGAACACAAACCAATCCTGCCAGGCGTGGGCACCAGTCGAGCTGAACGTTCCGTCGAACGTCTTGTTGATGATCTTGAATCGGTTGTCGTGCAGGTCGTGGTCGCCGAGGTTGAAGCCCCCTGTGACGGTGTGCAGGTACTCGTGAATCCCGGGGATCGAGTGCAGGTGTGCCTCGCAGAGCGATGCCCCGGCGTCGTCGTACGGACGGGTGGCGACCACTCCGTTGAATAGCGCCCATCCGTAGTAGTGCGCGACGGTACGGTTGCCGGTAAGCAGCAGCCAGGCATGCGGCATCGGGAGGATCCCGGGCACTAACTGGTTCGAGACTCGTGTCGAACCGAAGATCGTCTCGAGCGGCGGCGTCGCGGTTGGGTCGCTCCAGCCCGAGTCCTTGGAGTAGGTGATGACCGCCCAGAAGTTGAACAGATCCTTGTTGTAGAAGAAGGGTGCACGGTTCATGACGTTGACCATCATCTCCTGGCACATGGCATACGCCCGATCGCGCTCGGCATAGGTGAACCCTTCGGTCACGATCACGAAGTTATAGACGGCGTCCGACGGACGCCCGGAATCGTGCATCCTGATAATCCACGGCATGGGAACGCCGGTGGTGACTAGCGAGACGCCGCCGGTGTTCGTCGTTCCAGACGCGTACTGCCACTCGGTCCCGCCCCACTCCAGTCCGTCGTCACTCCGCCGCGCCCGTGTGACGAACCTTCGTCCGGTCGACGACGTAGCGTCGGCATACGACTCGACGAATGCCAGCGTCCAGCCGTACGTCGACGATGGATGAAGCGCGAGCGCGTGCAGCGCGGCTGCCGGGGATGTCTGCTGCCGCGCGACGCTGATTACAAGGCTTCGGAGGTTGAAGTTGACCGGACCCTTCCTGAATCTGGCGACTTTGATCCGGCCGGGCTCGCCGTACGCCATGAACACGAAATCCCCGGTGGTGGCGATCGCCAGCGCGCTGATCGGCGCGGCCAGGCACCAGGGATTCATGTTCAAGCAGCCTGGCAATCCCGGCACCGGAAACTGAGTCGTCCAAGTCGCCGCGTCGGCGGACTCGCGGATGACGATTTGAGAGGCCGCAGCTTGCGTGCTGGCAAGGTACAGCTTGCTGCCTTCGCTCCAGAGCGCGAAGCGCTCGCCCGCCGGCAAAGGCGCTAGGTCGCGCACCGGCGACCACGATGCACCATCGGCGGAGCTGCAGCACTTGAGCACTCCGCCTTCCTGCCATGCCAGTAGCAGCTCGCCGTTGAAATGCGTCAGCACAACGGCACTGTCGATGACGACCGCCCGATCGAACGACGAGGTCGTGACATGCGCCAGGATCGTTGGATGGGTGGCGCTCGAAGTGTGAATCATGGTCCGGCCGGCACTGCCGTCGAACGTCGCGCGAGCGACGTGCGTCCGCCCCGTCAGCGGGTGCTGCACGGCGCTCGGTTGCGTAATCTGCCGCGGGTCGGTGCCGACGTGCCGTTGGAGTGTCGTCTGAACGTCAAGATTTACGTGGGTGCCAACCGGGTGCGGTTGTTCACCGCGCACGTGTCGCAGCACGACGTGGCCGCTCTCGTTCCGACGGAACAGGACGATCGTGCCGGGCGGATCGCCGATATCAGCGTGGGTCGTTCTCCAGAAGGATGGCTCTGGCAGTGCAAGGGCGCCGGCTGCGCCGGCCAACGTGTGGACGAAATGCCTTCGGGTGAACAAGGGACACCTCCCGCGGTGGGATGTCAGAGGATATCACGGGCCGACGCCACTGGAAGCGCCACCCTCGTAAGATGGCGGATAGGCGAAACAAGCTGCCTGCTTGCGGCCGGCACCCCCCAGGCATGCGGCGCTACGTGCGACCCACCAGCTTCCGACAACGCGACGGTAAATCGACTGCGACGTTTGTGCATTAGCTATGGCTGCATTGTACACCTGAGCCGCATCGTTGGATACGGCTTTTGGGCGCACCCCTACCCTTGTTGCAAACGTCCATCGCAGAAAGACTCTACGAGAGCACAAAGCACCCACATTCCCGAATGCCATGTCGATGGCCACTCCACGAATGCTGAAGGTCACCTGGGCGGATAGTCCTAATAAACCGGACATTTGCCTCAAGCCGCCTTGGCGGACTGGTTAAATTGACGGATAGCCCGTCAATGTGCCAGCCGCCTTTGGGTGGAACTCAGTATACTCCGAAGGTCAGAGTTTTTTGGAGAATCCCGCGATAGCCTGACGTCGGCGTAAACCCGGTGCCTCCGTCTCGAAGCTTCACCTATCGTCCTTACAGTTGACCCTAGGTGGTCTCGAAGAGCAGGGCACCCCCAGTGCACCGACATTGACCTAGTTTCAGTTGCGTCAGATTGGCGACAGAGACACGATTAAGATAAGTCGCGCTTGCCGATTGCTTGCCGATTTGTTTGCTGATTTGCGTGGAAAAGGGCGGAAAAAGGCGGAAAATCTACATTAGAAACGCGTAAATCATTGATTCTAAAGGGACGGCACGCAGTTCGTAATCAGCAGGTCCTCGGTTCAAGTCCGAGCGCTGGCTCCATTAAAATCAACAACTTACGGCTGTCCGATTTCCCCGTTCCCCTCCAAAACAGCCTGCATTTGCCGAACATTTGCCGATGCCGTATCGAGGACCGCGGTCGACCCGCCGCGTCCCCGGCACCCAGCGGGCATAGATCCGCAGAGTAGTCGCCGGGTTGGCGTTCCCGAGCTGCACCGAGAGGTAGGCCAGATCGGCGCCAACTGCGAAGGGGTTTTGTCCGCACACCCCAATATTCGCTCATCTGGCTGCATTGCCGGACCGCTGGGAGCAAAACCGCCGACCCTTTTGGAATAATAGTCAACGATTGTCCGAGCAAGAACAAGATGCTTGAAATGAGTCTTACATTATGTAAGAATGATCACATGAAACGAAGTGCTAACGAGCCGCCAAGACTATCCTCAAAGGAAAAAGCCATTTTGGAACTACTGGCAGAAAAAGGCCGGATGTACGGACTCCAATTAGTATCCGAATCACGCGGGAGACTCAAAAGGGGTACCGTGTACGTAACACTGGGCCGTATGGAGAAAAAGCGGCTGATTGAATCAGAGCCCGAAAAGCTTGCAGACAACTCAGGCCTGGTGCCTCGGCGTATGTATCGAGCCACATCCTTCGG is part of the Terriglobia bacterium genome and encodes:
- a CDS encoding M64 family metallopeptidase, which encodes MRGEQPHPVGTHVNLDVQTTLQRHVGTDPRQITQPSAVQHPLTGRTHVARATFDGSAGRTMIHTSSATHPTILAHVTTSSFDRAVVIDSAVVLTHFNGELLLAWQEGGVLKCCSSADGASWSPVRDLAPLPAGERFALWSEGSKLYLASTQAAASQIVIRESADAATWTTQFPVPGLPGCLNMNPWCLAAPISALAIATTGDFVFMAYGEPGRIKVARFRKGPVNFNLRSLVISVARQQTSPAAALHALALHPSSTYGWTLAFVESYADATSSTGRRFVTRARRSDDGLEWGGTEWQYASGTTNTGGVSLVTTGVPMPWIIRMHDSGRPSDAVYNFVIVTEGFTYAERDRAYAMCQEMMVNVMNRAPFFYNKDLFNFWAVITYSKDSGWSDPTATPPLETIFGSTRVSNQLVPGILPMPHAWLLLTGNRTVAHYYGWALFNGVVATRPYDDAGASLCEAHLHSIPGIHEYLHTVTGGFNLGDHDLHDNRFKIINKTFDGTFSSTGAHAWQDWFVFGTTPTASRKIPVTDAYRTGLLAWVNAGNTPGSYAGFPYSTDPTSPSYVDALSLFQVGLWESELPDIADLAADPMFTALRACLMNSQDHHSHALCPICSRVIVEHLHTVAGMPFVLRDYQNTPKAFLEFQSRNQRACGTSTRPDALDLNGLVVVNGHPIAASEFMTYQADTLELVYVSRMDLTPWVTVGTPATIEFKRRSLGETRIWIPGIQVLNGRGARYSTQPVDIILPSGESLVTRLHDKHPTSRSVLNALGCDYEYWDLAEGDFALRFMPH
- a CDS encoding helix-turn-helix transcriptional regulator, whose amino-acid sequence is MKRSANEPPRLSSKEKAILELLAEKGRMYGLQLVSESRGRLKRGTVYVTLGRMEKKRLIESEPEKLADNSGLVPRRMYRATSFGVHVLEVWTRLARELVWEVGR
- a CDS encoding HNH endonuclease, with the protein product MPHAAPHPCGHPGCSALTHGRRCDEHQREERRQLARSRPNPAAMGYGHEWRKASRRFLEENPLCVHCRQAGRIRTSEVTDHIVPHKGDMALFWNRSNWQALCWRCHSRKPRVRMEGGGRNDAYILSRGAPGACACKYLVLLDIDRARSAFLRCQN